The following are encoded in a window of Carya illinoinensis cultivar Pawnee chromosome 15, C.illinoinensisPawnee_v1, whole genome shotgun sequence genomic DNA:
- the LOC122297395 gene encoding protein BASIC PENTACYSTEINE2-like, with protein sequence MDGDNSLRMRHWGYYEPTRSHLGLQLMSSIPEKPLIGGRNAVAMASGNGAFQHRDLGVSHSGFPMEFVRDAWINQRERYINVLAGYPGYGSLPETSSAHHVDMVLPPDLPKEEKTESAEETGIEKENGPIKKRRAVKAPKSPKEKKTKRAPRPPKTGSGTSAPRARTATKKTTEIAINGVDMDISGIPIPVCSCTGTPQQCYRWGSGGWQSACCTTAMSMYPLPMSTKRRGARIAGRKMSIGAFKKVLEKLAGEGYNFTNPINLRTYWAKHGTNKFVTIR encoded by the coding sequence ATGGATGGAGATAATAGTTTGAGAATGCGTCATTGGGGTTACTATGAACCAACAAGGAGCCATCTTGGTCTTCAGCTCATGTCCTCCATACCCGAAAAACCACTAATTGGGGGACGCAATGCTGTGGCCATGGCTAGTGGGAATGGAGCTTTTCAGCATAGGGATCTTGGGGTTTCGCATTCAGGATTCCCCATGGAGTTCGTGAGGGATGCTTGGATtaatcagagagagagatacatTAATGTGTTAGCTGGATACCCTGGTTATGGGAGTTTGCCAGAGACATCCTCGGCTCATCATGTAGACATGGTTCTACCACCTGATTTACCCAAGGAGGAAAAGACGGAGAGTGCAGAAGAGACGGGAATTGAGAAGGAAAACGGACCTATTAAGAAAAGGCGGGCAGTCAAAGCCCCGAAATCCCCCAAAGAGAAGAAAACTAAGAGAGCCCCTCGTCCACCAAAGACAGGAAGTGGTACTTCAGCTCCACGAGCAAGGACCGCCACAAAGAAAACCACGGAGATTGCTATTAATGGGGTTGACATGGACATATCAGGGATTCCCATACCTGTTTGCTCATGtactgggacaccacagcagtGTTATCGATGGGGCTCTGGTGGGTGGCAATCTGCATGTTGTACCACTGCTATGTCAATGTATCCCTTGCCAATGAGCACCAAACGACGTGGAGCTAGGATTGCAGGTAGAAAAATGAGTATAGGAGCTTTCAAGAAGGTTTTAGAGAAACTTGCAGGAGAAGGTTACAACTTCACTAATCCGATCAATTTGAGGACCTACTGGGCTAAACATGGTACAAACAAGTTTGTCACCATCAGGTAG
- the LOC122297196 gene encoding zinc-finger homeodomain protein 10-like: MEADQSTNDLYRECLRNHAASLGSYATDGCGEFTLDDTSPGSLQCAACGCHRNFHRKVTYIATHHGRSSGLSYSSRGLDPETTTTDLMEYSGGGGGRQAVMAKVESGEAAERNSFSKKRFRTKFTQDQKEKMLAFAEKLGWKLQRKDLDEEIEKFCRSVGVSRQVFKVWMHNHKNSSSSSSASTGNASSLTQ; the protein is encoded by the coding sequence atggaggcaGATCAGAGCACAAATGATCTATACAGAGAGTGTCTGAGAAACCATGCAGCCAGCCTTGGAAGCTACGCCACAGACGGCTGTGGAGAGTTTACACTCGATGACACCTCTCCGGGTAGCCTCCAATGCGCAGCATGCGGCTGCCATCGCAACTTCCACCGCAAGGTCACGTACATAGCGACCCACCATGGGAGATCATCAGGACTGAGCTACAGCAGCCGCGGCCTAGACCCCGAGACGACCACAACCGATCTCATGGAGTACAGTGGCGGCGGTGGTGGACGGCAGGCGGTCATGGCGAAGGTGGAGTCGGGGGAGGCTGCAGAGAGAAACAGCTTCAGCAAGAAGAGGTTCAGGACAAAGTTTACACAGGATCAGAAGGAGAAGATGCTGGCTTTTGCAGAGAAGCTGGGATGGAAGCTACAGAGAAAGGATCTAGATGAAGAGATTGAGAAGTTCTGCAGAAGTGTTGGGGTGAGTAGGCAGGTGTTCAAAGTGTGgatgcacaaccacaaaaactCTTCATCCTCCTCTTCTGCTTCTACTGGCAATGCCTCCTCTCTCACTCAGTAG
- the LOC122297664 gene encoding calmodulin-like produces MAEQLTEEQIAEFKEAFSLFDKDGDGCITTKELGTVMRSLGQNPTEAELQDMINEVDADHNGTIDFSEFLNLMARKMKDTDSEEELKEAFKVFDKDQNGYISAAELRHVMTNLGEKLTDEEVDEMIKEADMDGDGQVNYEEFVRMMLAK; encoded by the exons ATGGCGGAGCAGCTTACGGAGGAGCAGATCGCTGAGTTCAAGGAAGCCTTCAGCCTCTTCGACAAGGACGGCGATG GATGCATCACTACGAAAGAGTTGGGAACAGTCATGAGATCTTTGGGACAAAATCCTACTGAAGCTGAACTGCAGGATATGATCAATGAAGTTGATGCTGATCATAATGGCACAATTGATTTCTCTGAGTTTCTCAATTTGATGGCACGGAAAATGAAG GATACTGATTCTGAGGAGGAACTCAAAGAAGCTTTCAAGGTGTTTGACAAGGATCAGAATGGCTATATTTCTGCTGCAGAG CTACGGCATGTGATGACCAATCTTGGGGAAAAGCTGACAGATGAAGAAGTGGATGAGATGATAAAAGAAGCAGATATGGACGGTGATGGTCAGGTGAATTATGAGGAGTTTGTGAGGATGATGCTTGCAAAGTGA